In a single window of the bacterium genome:
- the purL gene encoding phosphoribosylformylglycinamidine synthase subunit PurL — protein MNRISSAVVHRIEVSKKGQDPQVEGLVRLMVEEGLPSKGLSIIRVYFLKTELAKSDVEKLVFELFADPVSEEVSFGRAVPAGMRALEVWYHPGVTDPESTWILTHLKRRSIAIEDVRRATRFIFPASVQRAKLVRFAERHLFNPLIQHLTLRGEEPFPHHHGIRFKQEFVKLEGLSDAELSELSQKSSWHFNLAELGAIKEHFRNKGREPSLIEIETIAQTWSEHCVHKTFNASFEMNGDKIENLLKDTIMQPSRDLNLPWCLSLFKDNSGVIEFTKESALSFKVETHNHPSAIEPYGGAATGIGGVIRDALGTGLGADPVFNTDVFCFGPPGFPTRKLPKGVLSPRTVLEGVVGGVRDYGNRMGIPTVAGAVYFDELYLANPLVFCGTVGLLPRDAIEKKVSKGDAIIVAGAKTGRDGIHGVTFASTALAGASQTKYGSAVQIGNPIEEKLLRDLIVEARDKGLISSITDCGGGGLSSAVGEMTKNHGCIVDLDRVPLKYSGLAPHEIWISESQERMLVFVKPEKANAFLELAVKIGIDATIIGEVTSDKILRLRFKGNEIASLGMDFLHNGLPQRKFKIKVPESKPQSDPEILQPKDLGQTLLRLLGQMNIASKEWVIRQYDHEVKGTTVLKPLAGIKADAPSDAAVMKPLLDEPLCVAVSHGIAPRYALIDSYWAAASAVDEAIRNLVAVGGRLDRIALLDNFCAGDADDARVLYEILRAALACRDATKNYGVPFISGKDSLNNFFTPGKDQKINIPTTLLCSALTLVRDSKSIISTDFKRARSKIYLLGMTRAELGGSEYMHLNMHLGASVPRVDMKSAKKRYAKLEKAMRAGLVLSAHDLSEGGVGVAVAEMCLGGEMGARIHLGSIPAAKEIKRNDYLLFSESQSRLLVEVSEKNASDFEKIMEGDVFASIGETTSEPRLIMQEDGRRTIATVSVEEIRASWTQGLNRFLD, from the coding sequence ATGAACCGCATATCATCCGCTGTGGTGCACAGGATTGAAGTATCAAAAAAAGGTCAGGATCCGCAAGTTGAAGGGCTTGTGAGACTGATGGTGGAGGAGGGACTTCCTTCAAAGGGGCTTTCAATCATACGAGTTTACTTTCTGAAAACCGAGTTGGCGAAATCGGATGTTGAGAAGCTTGTGTTTGAATTATTCGCAGACCCGGTAAGCGAAGAGGTGTCTTTCGGAAGGGCAGTGCCTGCAGGTATGCGGGCTCTTGAGGTCTGGTATCATCCCGGAGTTACGGATCCGGAATCAACCTGGATACTGACGCATCTAAAACGAAGAAGTATCGCGATTGAAGACGTGCGAAGGGCGACCCGCTTCATCTTTCCTGCATCCGTTCAGAGGGCCAAACTCGTCCGATTCGCGGAACGCCACCTCTTCAACCCGCTCATTCAGCATCTCACGCTCAGGGGCGAAGAGCCTTTTCCTCACCATCACGGAATACGATTCAAGCAGGAGTTCGTGAAGCTTGAAGGGCTTTCAGATGCGGAGCTCTCGGAATTATCCCAGAAATCCAGCTGGCATTTCAACCTTGCAGAACTGGGGGCTATAAAGGAGCATTTCAGGAACAAGGGCCGTGAACCATCCCTCATTGAAATCGAAACCATCGCGCAGACCTGGTCCGAGCACTGCGTGCACAAGACGTTCAATGCATCTTTCGAAATGAACGGCGATAAGATAGAGAATCTTCTTAAGGACACGATAATGCAGCCTTCAAGGGACCTGAATCTGCCGTGGTGCCTTTCCCTGTTCAAGGATAACTCTGGTGTTATAGAGTTCACAAAAGAATCGGCGCTCTCCTTCAAGGTCGAAACCCACAACCACCCGTCTGCAATAGAACCCTACGGCGGCGCTGCGACAGGTATCGGCGGGGTCATAAGGGACGCTTTAGGTACCGGACTCGGAGCAGACCCGGTATTCAACACCGATGTCTTCTGTTTCGGACCCCCCGGATTCCCGACACGCAAGCTGCCAAAAGGGGTGCTTTCACCGAGAACGGTGCTTGAAGGAGTCGTTGGAGGCGTCAGGGATTACGGCAACAGGATGGGGATTCCCACGGTTGCCGGAGCCGTTTACTTCGATGAGCTGTATTTAGCAAATCCCTTGGTTTTTTGCGGCACCGTAGGGCTTTTGCCGCGCGATGCCATCGAAAAGAAGGTTTCAAAGGGCGACGCGATAATAGTGGCAGGCGCAAAAACAGGAAGAGACGGCATTCACGGCGTCACCTTCGCCTCGACCGCTCTTGCCGGTGCGTCCCAGACCAAGTACGGGTCCGCAGTGCAGATAGGCAATCCAATAGAAGAAAAACTCCTCAGGGATCTGATTGTTGAAGCCAGAGACAAAGGGTTAATCTCGAGCATTACAGACTGCGGCGGCGGCGGTCTCTCTTCAGCGGTCGGCGAGATGACGAAAAATCACGGCTGTATAGTAGACCTCGACAGAGTCCCGCTCAAATACTCGGGTCTCGCGCCTCACGAGATATGGATATCCGAATCCCAGGAAAGAATGCTTGTCTTTGTGAAACCTGAGAAGGCGAACGCTTTCCTTGAACTCGCCGTCAAGATTGGCATAGATGCGACCATAATCGGAGAGGTGACATCCGACAAGATTCTTCGTCTGAGGTTCAAGGGCAACGAAATCGCCTCCCTTGGTATGGATTTCCTGCACAACGGTCTTCCCCAGAGGAAGTTCAAGATAAAGGTCCCTGAATCCAAGCCTCAATCGGACCCTGAGATACTGCAGCCGAAAGACCTGGGCCAGACTCTGCTTCGGCTTCTGGGACAGATGAACATAGCCTCGAAGGAGTGGGTAATCCGGCAGTACGATCACGAAGTAAAGGGTACGACTGTTCTGAAACCCCTTGCGGGCATTAAGGCGGATGCGCCGTCCGATGCAGCTGTAATGAAGCCCTTGCTTGATGAGCCTTTGTGCGTAGCCGTGTCGCACGGAATTGCTCCCAGATACGCCTTGATAGACTCCTACTGGGCCGCGGCTTCGGCGGTAGACGAAGCCATACGCAATCTCGTGGCGGTCGGAGGGAGGCTTGACCGAATAGCGCTCCTTGATAATTTCTGCGCCGGCGACGCGGACGACGCCAGGGTGCTCTACGAGATATTAAGAGCCGCTCTTGCATGCAGGGATGCGACTAAGAATTACGGCGTTCCTTTCATATCAGGCAAAGACAGTCTTAACAACTTCTTTACGCCGGGCAAAGATCAGAAGATCAATATTCCCACAACACTTCTATGCTCGGCTCTTACGCTTGTCAGGGACTCAAAGAGTATTATCTCGACCGACTTCAAGCGCGCCCGCTCTAAGATATACCTTTTGGGAATGACCAGGGCAGAACTGGGCGGGTCGGAGTATATGCATCTCAACATGCACCTTGGAGCCAGCGTGCCCAGGGTCGATATGAAGTCGGCCAAGAAGAGATACGCAAAACTGGAAAAAGCGATGCGGGCGGGACTCGTTCTATCCGCTCACGACCTGTCAGAGGGAGGAGTCGGTGTCGCCGTTGCCGAGATGTGTCTTGGCGGCGAGATGGGAGCAAGGATTCATCTTGGAAGCATACCGGCGGCAAAGGAAATTAAAAGAAACGATTACCTTCTCTTCTCCGAGAGCCAGAGCCGCCTGCTTGTCGAGGTCTCAGAGAAGAACGCGTCCGATTTCGAAAAGATAATGGAAGGCGATGTCTTTGCATCCATCGGCGAGACCACATCTGAACCGAGACTTATCATGCAGGAGGATGGCAGACGCACCATTGCCACGGTGTCCGTAGAGGAGATAAGAGCCTCGTGGACACAGGGGCTTAACCGCTTTCTCGATTGA
- a CDS encoding acyltransferase — MIAGVLQFEPAWGVKDANFKKIESLCRNAKLDLLVLPELSTTGYLFLSKKELSSHAEEFPGGETSSFLQELSIKTGGFVVAGVAEKDEGIFYNSAVLFGRKGHMGTYRKVHLFSTEKKVFEPGNLGFPVFDIGVAKVGMMVCFDWIFPEAARTLALSGADIIAHPSNLVMPYCPDAASTRALENNVFYLLSNRTGEERRKTLHLKFIGSSRIIGTKGEVLSSADKEERLLSCKIDPQKARTKRITPQNDLFSDRRSDQYKL; from the coding sequence ATGATTGCAGGCGTTCTTCAGTTTGAGCCTGCATGGGGTGTCAAGGACGCAAATTTCAAAAAGATTGAGTCATTGTGCAGGAATGCAAAACTCGACCTTCTGGTGTTGCCTGAACTCTCTACCACGGGCTACCTGTTCCTTTCAAAGAAAGAACTAAGCTCGCATGCTGAAGAGTTTCCTGGCGGCGAAACAAGCTCCTTTCTTCAGGAACTCTCAATAAAGACCGGCGGATTCGTTGTTGCAGGCGTTGCCGAAAAGGATGAGGGCATATTTTACAACTCGGCCGTTCTCTTCGGTCGGAAAGGCCACATGGGAACGTACCGCAAGGTCCATCTCTTTTCCACGGAGAAGAAGGTCTTCGAGCCGGGCAATCTCGGATTTCCAGTATTCGATATAGGTGTGGCTAAGGTCGGAATGATGGTCTGCTTCGACTGGATATTTCCCGAGGCGGCTCGCACGCTTGCGCTGAGTGGAGCCGATATAATCGCACATCCTTCGAATCTGGTAATGCCTTACTGCCCTGATGCAGCGTCCACGCGAGCGCTCGAAAACAACGTATTCTACCTGCTTTCGAACCGGACAGGCGAGGAGAGGAGAAAAACCTTACACCTGAAGTTCATAGGCAGCAGCCGGATAATCGGCACTAAGGGCGAAGTGCTTTCATCTGCGGACAAGGAAGAGCGTCTTTTAAGTTGCAAAATCGATCCGCAAAAAGCCAGAACCAAGCGGATTACCCCGCAGAACGATCTCTTTTCAGATAGACGCAGCGATCAATACAAGCTTTAA
- the purQ gene encoding phosphoribosylformylglycinamidine synthase I: protein MSSKALKVLVLTGPGTNCDAETVFAFNRLGCKVTEKSLRVFSGNPGELESYEILVLPGGFTYGDYLGAGTLYASDLKHTMADEITEFISNGKFIIGICNGFQILAKCGLLPALEKPFEDPSVTLEVNKSLRFEDRWIYLKPEGSSFWTKKLPKLITLPVAHAEGRFTVRDKKVLRLLETNGQIILRYATNDGTPPRYPANPNGSEAHIAAITDKTGQIMGMMPHPERFMLAEHHPSHTRGNFSGEPHGALLLSNLVNEARSRFS, encoded by the coding sequence GTGAGCTCTAAAGCGTTAAAGGTTTTAGTCCTGACGGGTCCCGGAACAAACTGCGATGCGGAGACCGTCTTCGCATTCAACCGTCTCGGATGCAAGGTTACGGAAAAGAGCCTGCGCGTATTCTCTGGTAATCCCGGGGAGCTCGAATCCTATGAGATTCTGGTGCTGCCGGGCGGCTTCACCTACGGCGACTACCTTGGTGCCGGAACCCTTTACGCATCGGATCTCAAGCACACAATGGCCGATGAGATAACAGAATTCATATCAAATGGGAAATTCATAATCGGAATATGCAACGGGTTCCAGATACTCGCAAAATGCGGTCTTCTTCCCGCTTTAGAAAAGCCCTTCGAGGACCCTTCGGTTACACTCGAGGTCAACAAGTCCTTGAGGTTCGAGGACCGCTGGATATATCTCAAGCCTGAGGGTTCAAGCTTCTGGACAAAAAAACTTCCCAAGTTGATAACGCTTCCTGTAGCCCATGCTGAGGGACGCTTCACCGTGCGCGACAAGAAAGTGCTCCGTTTGCTCGAAACAAACGGGCAGATAATCCTGAGATACGCCACGAATGACGGAACTCCTCCTAGGTACCCGGCGAACCCCAATGGTTCCGAAGCTCATATCGCGGCCATCACGGATAAAACCGGTCAGATTATGGGGATGATGCCGCACCCGGAGCGCTTCATGCTCGCCGAGCACCATCCTTCGCATACAAGGGGGAATTTTTCAGGAGAACCTCACGGTGCGCTTCTTCTTTCAAACCTGGTCAATGAGGCCCGCTCGAGGTTCTCCTAG